From a region of the Odoribacter splanchnicus DSM 20712 genome:
- a CDS encoding GH92 family glycosyl hydrolase — translation MKRIIGLFLVALIPLYVSAGPDNIAPAAKVKASSSVPGYECQHVTDGIICIQDQGEWASNSSVSFYGSIDYPWLELEWDTPRSIDRIHLYDRPSQQIHTAGITIHFDDGSRLPVNTIPNDGTAKVVEFAPKTTKRLRFEVTDGDGPTLGLSEIEVFPSPQDYPDYVSYVDPYIESARGRYFFFVTGSRPFGMLSAAPMTRNKNQYGGGYNYNSTEILGFPQVHCWMLSGITLMPATGDIDPTKGEQGWKSRFSHNEELVQPGYHRVFLNDYKLWVEQTCTDRVGFYRMKYTEDCLSNTLLNLGGFTGTSTMTDAEVRQTGPAELEGSVSTVGRLWGGPEEVKIYFVMHFDKPFDRLDSWDDSLTTKAVTGLKVNSQATPRNAGMTYYDAPTAGIQALHRLKKGEELQVKIAISYTNIENARHNLAHECAHWDFDAIRRDARREWEETLSRIQVQGGDAHQRIKFYTDLWHVLLGRHKLDDVSGDYPDRTGQEFIIRTLPKNTTGESKFHMYNSDAFWLTQWNLNILWGLAWPSVLDDFAACLIQYADNGGLLPRGPCGGGYSRIMTGCPATNLIVSAYMKGLLKKTEARHAFTVMKRNHMPGGMLGIDDFYLENGYYADNAGITIEANFQDWALSQMAQQLDYPEEATYFLKRSQGWKQLFDPEKKLIFPKDRQGNWKHRNPLSGDGWVEANAWQATWSVSHGIPDLIELMGGKDVLCDKLNYAFEQAADDDFVYGYSGGYISYANQPGVSNAHVFSWAGKPWLTQYWVRRVRAQAYGAVTPDRGYGGHDEDQGQMGGISALMAIGLFSLTGNVDQNPSYEITSPIFDRIEITLDDRYYEKGKFVIQTYHNSAGNCYIRQARLNGKPLHDFRFSHADFSKGGLLELWMGPEPAKKWGIFPKKRSPRPVNQR, via the coding sequence ATGAAAAGAATAATCGGATTATTTCTCGTCGCCCTTATTCCGCTATATGTATCCGCCGGCCCCGACAATATCGCTCCTGCAGCAAAAGTAAAAGCATCTTCTTCGGTACCCGGTTATGAATGCCAGCACGTTACAGACGGTATTATCTGCATTCAGGATCAGGGAGAATGGGCTTCCAACAGCAGCGTTTCATTTTACGGCTCGATCGACTATCCCTGGCTAGAACTCGAATGGGATACCCCACGGAGTATCGATCGCATCCATTTGTATGACAGACCTTCACAACAAATTCATACAGCAGGTATTACCATTCATTTCGATGACGGTAGCCGACTGCCTGTCAACACTATTCCCAACGACGGGACAGCTAAAGTCGTCGAATTCGCCCCCAAAACCACCAAACGCCTGAGATTCGAAGTCACCGACGGTGACGGACCTACCCTGGGACTTTCGGAAATAGAAGTCTTCCCCTCTCCTCAGGATTACCCGGATTATGTTTCTTATGTCGATCCCTATATCGAATCGGCCCGTGGACGCTATTTCTTTTTTGTAACCGGCAGCAGGCCTTTCGGCATGTTAAGTGCGGCACCGATGACCCGGAATAAAAATCAATACGGAGGAGGTTATAATTACAATTCGACAGAAATCTTAGGATTCCCTCAGGTGCATTGCTGGATGCTTTCCGGTATCACTCTCATGCCTGCCACCGGTGATATCGATCCCACCAAGGGCGAACAAGGTTGGAAATCCCGATTCTCTCATAACGAAGAACTTGTACAACCGGGTTACCACCGTGTATTCCTGAACGATTACAAACTTTGGGTAGAACAAACCTGTACCGACCGGGTCGGTTTCTACCGGATGAAATATACCGAAGACTGCCTTTCGAATACACTCCTCAATCTGGGCGGATTTACAGGTACTTCGACGATGACCGATGCCGAAGTCCGGCAGACGGGCCCGGCAGAACTGGAAGGTTCTGTCAGTACAGTCGGAAGATTATGGGGTGGTCCTGAAGAAGTGAAGATCTACTTTGTCATGCATTTCGATAAACCTTTCGACCGGCTCGACAGTTGGGACGATTCTCTGACGACCAAAGCTGTCACCGGATTAAAGGTCAATTCCCAAGCCACACCACGAAATGCCGGGATGACCTATTATGACGCACCTACAGCAGGGATTCAAGCCCTCCATCGGCTCAAGAAAGGAGAAGAACTTCAAGTAAAGATCGCAATCTCATATACCAATATCGAAAATGCCCGTCACAATTTAGCACATGAATGTGCCCATTGGGATTTCGATGCCATACGCCGGGATGCCCGCCGTGAATGGGAAGAAACCTTATCCAGGATCCAGGTTCAGGGAGGCGATGCCCATCAGCGTATAAAATTCTATACCGATCTGTGGCATGTCCTGTTGGGACGCCATAAATTAGACGATGTTTCAGGAGATTATCCGGATCGTACAGGCCAGGAATTTATTATCCGTACCCTCCCTAAAAACACAACGGGAGAATCAAAATTTCATATGTACAACTCGGATGCTTTCTGGCTGACCCAATGGAACCTGAATATACTTTGGGGACTTGCCTGGCCTTCGGTATTGGATGATTTCGCCGCCTGTCTGATACAATATGCCGATAATGGCGGATTATTACCCCGGGGGCCATGCGGAGGAGGTTATTCCCGGATTATGACGGGGTGTCCGGCAACCAACCTGATCGTATCGGCTTACATGAAAGGACTTTTGAAGAAGACCGAAGCCCGGCACGCTTTCACTGTGATGAAACGTAACCATATGCCGGGAGGAATGCTCGGAATCGATGATTTCTATCTCGAAAACGGTTATTATGCCGACAATGCAGGTATCACTATCGAAGCAAATTTTCAGGATTGGGCTCTCTCGCAAATGGCACAGCAGCTGGACTACCCAGAAGAAGCCACTTATTTTCTGAAACGCTCCCAAGGCTGGAAACAACTTTTCGACCCTGAAAAAAAACTGATCTTCCCCAAAGACCGTCAAGGTAACTGGAAGCACCGGAATCCGTTGAGCGGTGACGGCTGGGTCGAAGCCAACGCCTGGCAAGCCACCTGGTCGGTATCACACGGCATCCCGGATCTGATCGAACTAATGGGAGGAAAAGACGTATTATGCGATAAATTGAATTATGCTTTCGAACAAGCTGCCGACGATGACTTTGTATACGGTTATTCGGGAGGCTACATCAGCTATGCCAACCAACCCGGAGTGTCCAACGCCCACGTATTCAGCTGGGCCGGTAAGCCTTGGCTGACACAATACTGGGTCAGAAGAGTCAGAGCACAAGCTTACGGAGCAGTCACTCCCGACAGAGGATACGGCGGGCATGACGAAGATCAGGGACAGATGGGAGGTATCAGCGCACTGATGGCTATCGGGCTATTTAGCCTGACAGGAAATGTGGATCAGAATCCCTCTTATGAAATCACTTCTCCGATTTTCGACCGGATCGAAATCACACTCGACGATCGTTATTATGAAAAAGGAAAATTCGTCATTCAAACCTATCATAATTCGGCCGGCAACTGTTACATCCGACAAGCACGTCTCAACGGAAAACCGTTACACGACTTCCGTTTTTCCCATGCCGACTTTAGTAAAGGAGGACTATTGGAATTATGGATGGGGCCTGAACCGGCAAAAAAATGGGGAATTTTCCCCAAAAAACGCAGTCCTCGACCAGTGAATCAAAGATAG
- a CDS encoding RecQ family ATP-dependent DNA helicase, producing the protein MSIWNRFIGLRNAEDSISNKKISVQYNALRYAIVDVEIGLEDYKIHDIGALRYDGAVYHKVSKEELFEFFSDVDYICGHNIIHHDAKYLFTDKTCRWLLVDTLYISPLLFPERPFHRLLKDDKLMSEQINNPVNDCEKAKDLLLDEIARWKSFPEGKCRLFASLLKDKKEFEGFLSMVGAEYLNEGLTEVIRDLYKGKICGHADLVMLVKEYPCELAYALALIDTTDQRSVTPGWVLHHYPKVEFVLKLLRHTSCKEGCDYCNTQLNVLYNLKAFFGYEQFRTYEGEPLQEQAAQAAVKGMSLLAIFPTGGGKSLTFQLPALMAGSAVHGLTVVISPLQSLMKDQVDNLADRGITDAVTINGLLDPITRALVIQRVQDGEASLLYISPEMLRSKTIERILLARHIVRFVIDEAHCFSSWGQDFRVDYLYIGKFIQEYQQKKGSRNPIPVSCFTATAKQKVVQDICDYFKQTLNLDLRLFASTASRINLHYSVIHAETDDDKYLKLRGLVAESDCSTIVYVSRTRRTKELANKLTRDGYKALPFNGKMETDEKIDNQDAFMNDQVRIIVATSAFGMGVDKKDVGLVVHYDISDSLENYVQEAGRAGRDPNLSARCYVLYGDNDLDKHFILLNQTKLSISEIQQVWKAVKDLTRRRMRVSCSALEIARQAGWDDSVSDIETRVRTALAALEQSGYLIRGNNVPRVYATGIMVRNMDEARVRISKSQLFGRDEIEKTVRIIRSLISQKYIAKAQDAEAESRVDYLADILGLSKKEVVSIVERMRQEGILADSKDISAYLLDAGDSKRKSTILLERFAKLEKYILNRIPDEALRISCKQLNEDAMNDGIDTSREKDIRTLLYFLAIKGYIRKKEDALRNMEISRQTDGETTLNRFEKRLEISRLTLEWLYQLVAATRKGNSEKQIVQFSVVELLNQIISGPHSLFTKLDNVQLEEVEEALLYLSKIGALKLEGGFLVLYNAMDIQRIKDNKSRYKLDDYRMLNEFYKQKIQQVHIVGEYANLMVKNYNAALQYVRDYFQMDYKKFITKYFKGDRVNEIQRNLTPKKYRQLFGQLSKCQMEIISDKDSRCIVVAAGPGSGKTRVLVHKLASLLLLEDVKHEQLLMLTFSRAAATEFKQRLMELIGNAAHFVEIKTFHSYCFDLMGRIGNLEAVRDVVAKAAVMINQGEVEPNKIGKTVLVIDEAQDMGVAEHALVKALMANNEEMRVIAVGDDDQNIYEFRGSDSGYMYRLAQEPGSKFIEMTENYRSARHLVDFTNKFVKVLGKRMKSTPIISMRKEDGWVRVTRHESKYMYQPLVKELVRYRGNGTMCVLTQTNEEAVILMALLRKWGIDSKLIQSMDGFLFWNMVEMRYFLRYIDKRVKTPLIPEELWENAKHATFSAYDRSQSLAYVKRCVELFEQTNKTKYVSDFKEFVFESSVEDFCDTSGADVVVSTIHKAKGREFDDVYMLIADHYVKDDQLMRRYYVGMTRAKNRLFVHTNGDNFNQVSADEYLIDPEEYIMPEEVVLQLSHKDVNLRFFKELKQEVLTLRGGDVLKYKDSILYDTLTHKPVAKLSQNMQKTLSEWKERGYEVKSASVRFIVAWKPKDAPKDEPETAVLLPDLLLNTIIS; encoded by the coding sequence ATGTCAATATGGAACAGGTTTATAGGACTCAGAAATGCTGAGGATTCCATCAGTAATAAGAAAATATCTGTACAATATAATGCCCTACGTTATGCCATAGTAGATGTTGAAATTGGTTTGGAGGATTACAAAATTCATGATATTGGGGCACTTCGCTATGATGGTGCAGTATATCATAAAGTTTCGAAAGAGGAACTTTTTGAATTTTTTAGTGACGTAGATTATATTTGTGGTCACAATATTATTCATCACGATGCTAAATATTTGTTCACGGATAAAACATGTCGTTGGCTTTTAGTCGATACACTTTACATCTCACCGCTATTATTCCCGGAACGCCCATTCCATAGGCTGTTGAAAGACGACAAACTCATGAGCGAACAGATAAATAATCCGGTGAATGATTGCGAAAAAGCCAAAGATTTACTGTTGGACGAAATAGCACGCTGGAAGTCGTTTCCGGAGGGAAAATGCAGACTATTTGCCTCGCTGCTAAAGGACAAGAAAGAATTTGAAGGATTTCTCAGTATGGTAGGGGCAGAGTATCTCAATGAGGGATTGACCGAAGTAATAAGGGACCTTTACAAGGGGAAAATTTGTGGGCATGCAGACCTTGTTATGCTGGTCAAAGAATATCCTTGCGAATTGGCATACGCATTGGCTCTGATCGACACGACCGACCAACGTTCCGTTACTCCCGGATGGGTACTTCACCATTATCCTAAAGTGGAATTTGTGCTAAAACTCCTGCGTCATACCAGTTGTAAGGAAGGTTGTGATTACTGTAATACCCAACTGAACGTGCTTTATAATTTAAAAGCATTCTTTGGGTATGAACAATTCCGGACATATGAAGGAGAACCACTCCAGGAACAAGCCGCTCAGGCAGCGGTGAAAGGCATGTCGTTATTAGCGATATTTCCTACTGGTGGAGGAAAATCGCTTACTTTCCAACTGCCCGCACTCATGGCCGGCAGTGCTGTGCATGGGCTTACGGTTGTGATCTCCCCTTTGCAGTCGCTGATGAAGGACCAAGTAGATAACCTTGCCGATAGAGGTATTACCGATGCGGTAACCATTAACGGTTTGTTGGACCCCATTACCAGAGCACTGGTCATACAAAGAGTACAGGATGGGGAAGCCTCACTTCTGTATATATCTCCGGAAATGCTTCGCTCTAAAACTATCGAGAGAATATTGTTGGCACGTCATATTGTGAGATTTGTGATAGACGAAGCACATTGTTTTTCTTCATGGGGACAGGATTTCCGGGTGGATTATCTCTATATAGGAAAATTTATCCAGGAATACCAGCAAAAGAAAGGAAGTAGAAATCCGATACCGGTATCCTGTTTCACTGCTACGGCTAAACAGAAAGTAGTGCAGGACATTTGTGACTATTTCAAGCAAACGTTGAATTTGGATTTGCGGTTGTTTGCATCGACGGCCTCAAGGATCAATCTGCATTACTCTGTCATCCATGCTGAAACGGATGATGATAAATATTTAAAACTAAGGGGACTGGTGGCTGAATCTGATTGTTCGACCATCGTTTATGTATCCCGTACCAGACGTACGAAAGAACTGGCTAACAAATTAACTCGTGACGGTTATAAGGCATTGCCTTTCAATGGCAAGATGGAAACTGACGAAAAGATTGACAACCAGGATGCATTTATGAATGACCAGGTTCGCATCATTGTGGCCACATCAGCTTTTGGCATGGGAGTCGATAAGAAAGATGTCGGTTTGGTGGTGCACTACGATATTTCGGATTCTCTGGAGAATTATGTGCAGGAGGCAGGGAGAGCCGGTCGCGACCCTAACCTCAGTGCCCGTTGCTATGTGCTTTATGGTGACAATGATTTGGATAAGCATTTTATATTATTGAATCAGACAAAGCTAAGTATCAGCGAAATACAGCAGGTGTGGAAAGCTGTAAAAGACCTTACCCGGCGACGTATGAGAGTGAGTTGTTCTGCATTGGAAATAGCCCGGCAGGCAGGATGGGACGATTCGGTATCCGACATCGAAACCCGTGTACGGACAGCTTTAGCAGCTTTGGAACAAAGTGGATACCTGATAAGAGGAAACAATGTGCCTCGGGTATATGCTACAGGCATCATGGTGAGAAACATGGATGAAGCGAGGGTGCGTATATCAAAGTCACAGTTATTTGGCAGGGATGAAATAGAAAAGACTGTCCGAATTATTAGGTCACTGATTTCACAGAAGTATATTGCCAAGGCTCAGGATGCAGAGGCAGAATCGCGGGTGGATTATCTGGCAGATATTTTGGGGCTAAGTAAGAAGGAAGTCGTATCGATTGTGGAGCGAATGCGCCAGGAAGGTATATTGGCAGATAGTAAGGATATATCTGCCTATTTGCTGGATGCCGGTGACTCGAAACGAAAATCAACGATCCTCCTCGAACGTTTTGCAAAACTTGAAAAATACATCCTTAACCGTATTCCTGACGAAGCTTTACGGATATCCTGCAAGCAGCTGAATGAGGATGCGATGAACGACGGAATCGATACCTCCAGGGAAAAGGATATCCGGACACTGCTCTACTTCCTTGCCATCAAGGGATATATCCGTAAAAAAGAAGATGCCCTCCGCAATATGGAAATCAGCCGTCAGACAGATGGGGAAACAACCCTTAATCGTTTTGAAAAACGATTGGAAATTAGTCGTTTAACTCTGGAGTGGTTATATCAATTAGTTGCTGCTACGAGAAAAGGAAATTCGGAAAAACAGATAGTTCAATTCTCTGTGGTAGAACTTCTTAATCAGATAATATCAGGTCCTCACTCCTTGTTCACTAAACTCGACAATGTACAGTTGGAAGAGGTGGAGGAGGCGCTTTTGTATCTCTCAAAAATCGGTGCGCTCAAACTTGAAGGCGGTTTTTTGGTTCTTTATAACGCCATGGATATCCAAAGAATAAAGGACAATAAATCGAGATATAAGTTGGATGACTACCGAATGCTGAATGAATTCTACAAGCAGAAGATTCAGCAAGTTCATATCGTAGGTGAGTATGCCAATTTAATGGTGAAAAATTATAATGCAGCTTTGCAATATGTGCGGGACTATTTTCAGATGGACTATAAGAAATTTATCACGAAATATTTCAAAGGGGACAGGGTAAATGAAATACAGCGTAATCTGACGCCGAAGAAATATCGACAATTGTTCGGTCAGTTGTCTAAATGCCAGATGGAGATTATTTCCGACAAGGATTCTCGTTGTATTGTTGTCGCAGCAGGTCCCGGCAGTGGAAAAACACGTGTGTTGGTTCACAAACTCGCATCCCTTTTATTACTCGAAGATGTAAAGCACGAGCAACTTTTGATGTTGACATTTTCAAGAGCAGCCGCTACAGAGTTCAAACAGAGACTCATGGAATTGATAGGTAACGCTGCCCACTTTGTCGAGATAAAGACATTTCATTCTTATTGCTTTGATCTCATGGGGCGGATAGGTAACCTTGAAGCAGTTAGGGACGTTGTTGCCAAAGCTGCCGTGATGATAAATCAGGGGGAGGTGGAACCCAACAAAATCGGTAAAACAGTGTTGGTCATAGATGAAGCTCAGGATATGGGTGTTGCAGAACATGCATTAGTGAAGGCTCTTATGGCTAATAATGAGGAAATGCGTGTGATAGCGGTGGGGGATGATGACCAGAATATTTATGAGTTTCGTGGATCGGATTCCGGCTACATGTATCGGTTAGCACAAGAGCCTGGCAGTAAGTTTATCGAGATGACCGAGAATTATCGCAGTGCGCGCCATCTGGTAGATTTCACCAACAAATTTGTGAAAGTCTTGGGTAAAAGAATGAAAAGCACGCCGATTATCTCGATGAGAAAAGAGGACGGTTGGGTGAGGGTGACACGTCATGAATCAAAATATATGTATCAGCCGCTTGTAAAGGAATTGGTTCGCTATCGCGGGAATGGAACTATGTGTGTACTCACCCAGACAAATGAAGAGGCTGTAATTTTGATGGCTCTTTTGCGGAAATGGGGGATTGACAGCAAGCTGATACAATCGATGGACGGTTTCCTCTTTTGGAACATGGTCGAAATGAGGTATTTTCTGAGGTATATAGACAAACGGGTGAAAACACCTCTGATCCCTGAAGAATTATGGGAAAATGCAAAACATGCTACCTTTTCCGCTTACGATAGAAGCCAGAGTCTGGCGTATGTGAAGCGTTGTGTAGAGCTGTTTGAACAAACCAATAAAACAAAATACGTTAGCGACTTCAAAGAATTTGTATTTGAGTCGTCGGTGGAAGATTTCTGCGATACTTCGGGAGCAGACGTTGTGGTATCGACCATTCATAAAGCCAAGGGGAGAGAGTTTGATGACGTATATATGCTCATTGCTGACCATTATGTGAAAGATGATCAGTTGATGCGTCGGTACTATGTGGGGATGACTCGTGCAAAAAATCGGCTGTTTGTACATACGAATGGGGACAACTTTAATCAGGTAAGTGCAGATGAGTATCTTATTGACCCGGAAGAGTATATTATGCCTGAAGAAGTAGTGCTGCAACTTTCTCATAAAGATGTCAATCTGAGATTCTTTAAGGAACTTAAGCAGGAGGTACTGACCTTAAGGGGAGGAGATGTTTTGAAGTATAAAGATTCCATTTTGTACGACACTTTGACCCATAAACCGGTGGCGAAGTTGTCACAAAACATGCAGAAAACCTTGTCGGAATGGAAAGAAAGAGGCTATGAAGTAAAATCTGCATCCGTTCGGTTCATCGTGGCATGGAAGCCTAAGGATGCACCGAAAGACGAACCGGAAACTGCTGTTCTGTTGCCTGATTTATTACTGAATACTATTATATCCTAA
- a CDS encoding thymidine kinase: MFLESTNRAGWIEVVCGSMFSGKTEELIRRLKRAQFARQKVEIFKPKIDVRYSDEDVVSHDANTIRCTPVENSGNILLLTGDVDVVGIDEAQFFDSNIVSVCKTLADNGIRVIVAGLDMDYTGKPFGPMPDLMAVAEYVTKVHAICVRCGNLAHHSHRLSDNDKLVMLGEKHDYEPICRHCFNELMKKEHQ; encoded by the coding sequence ATGTTTTTGGAGAGTACTAATCGGGCCGGTTGGATAGAGGTGGTTTGCGGTTCTATGTTTTCCGGTAAGACGGAAGAGTTGATCCGGCGGTTGAAGCGGGCACAGTTTGCCCGGCAAAAGGTGGAAATATTTAAACCGAAAATCGATGTGCGTTATTCGGATGAAGATGTGGTATCGCATGACGCGAATACGATTCGTTGTACGCCGGTGGAAAATTCGGGTAATATTTTGTTATTGACCGGAGATGTCGATGTCGTCGGAATCGATGAAGCCCAATTTTTTGATTCTAATATAGTGTCGGTATGTAAAACATTGGCAGATAACGGTATCCGCGTAATAGTCGCTGGGCTGGATATGGATTATACCGGTAAACCTTTCGGGCCGATGCCTGATTTGATGGCTGTGGCCGAATATGTGACGAAAGTACATGCGATCTGTGTCCGTTGCGGGAATTTGGCCCATCATTCCCATCGTCTGTCGGATAATGATAAATTGGTGATGCTGGGAGAAAAGCACGATTATGAACCGATATGCCGGCATTGTTTTAACGAATTAATGAAAAAAGAGCACCAATAA
- a CDS encoding PDDEXK nuclease domain-containing protein — translation MFYHAILKCYVLIDLKRAKIKHGDIGQMNLYLNYSKNEICQPDDNSPVGIVLGTKKDEPLMEYALQGIDNQLFAARYQ, via the coding sequence GTGTTCTATCACGCAATTCTAAAGTGCTATGTCTTGATTGATTTGAAACGTGCAAAAATTAAACATGGTGATATAGGTCAGATGAATCTCTACCTAAATTACTCTAAGAACGAAATCTGTCAACCAGACGATAATTCACCGGTTGGTATTGTTTTGGGGACGAAGAAAGATGAGCCATTGATGGAATATGCCCTTCAAGGTATAGACAACCAACTTTTTGCGGCACGCTATCAGTAA
- a CDS encoding acyloxyacyl hydrolase, which translates to MVMVGVVASVFGQTEDSLANRLPRRFVHGLGVEARPEYVFPTHPFLRGENPERKLIRGAFSTHFKYALHYQPGSIYDRIYGNVYQGIGLGCYSFGESRQIGNPVAFYLFQGARIARICPWLSFNYEWNFGLSGGWKPYDEQYNSYNKMVGSKINAYLNVNFYLRWALSPRLSLTSGVTLTHFSNGNTNFPNAGVNTLGGKLGVEYNFYRKEDLTSLHAAASYHIPPFQRHVSYDFVFFGSWRRKGIWMQEGQYPLPESYPVFGFNFAPMYNVDYKLRLGVSLDGVYDGSANLYLSDEVYGDIDKSQIRRPALYNQFALGMSGRVEYVMPFFTVGIGMGTNFIGKGDLRAFYQMLTLKIAMSRDTFLHVGYNLQKFHDPNFLMLGIGFRFNSKYAAF; encoded by the coding sequence ATGGTGATGGTTGGGGTGGTTGCGTCCGTTTTCGGGCAGACGGAGGATAGTTTGGCTAATAGGCTGCCCCGTCGGTTCGTTCATGGCCTGGGAGTAGAAGCAAGACCCGAATATGTTTTTCCTACTCATCCTTTTTTGAGGGGAGAAAATCCGGAGCGGAAACTGATTCGCGGAGCTTTTTCTACTCATTTTAAATATGCGCTTCATTATCAGCCCGGAAGTATTTACGATCGGATTTATGGGAATGTTTATCAGGGAATCGGATTGGGCTGTTATTCGTTTGGAGAATCCCGGCAAATCGGTAATCCTGTTGCCTTTTATCTGTTTCAGGGAGCACGTATCGCCCGGATTTGTCCGTGGTTGTCGTTTAACTACGAATGGAATTTCGGATTGTCTGGCGGCTGGAAACCCTATGATGAACAGTATAATTCTTACAATAAGATGGTGGGATCGAAGATCAATGCTTATCTCAATGTTAATTTTTATCTGCGTTGGGCACTTTCTCCCCGTTTAAGTCTGACTTCGGGAGTCACTTTGACCCATTTTTCAAATGGAAATACAAATTTCCCCAATGCAGGGGTGAATACCCTTGGGGGAAAACTCGGTGTAGAATATAATTTTTACCGGAAAGAAGATCTGACCTCTTTACATGCAGCCGCTTCTTATCATATTCCTCCTTTTCAGCGGCATGTCAGTTATGATTTTGTATTTTTCGGTTCATGGCGGCGGAAAGGAATCTGGATGCAGGAGGGGCAATATCCGTTACCCGAGTCTTATCCGGTTTTTGGATTTAATTTTGCCCCTATGTATAACGTCGACTATAAACTTCGGCTAGGTGTTTCTTTGGATGGAGTATATGATGGAAGTGCAAATTTGTATCTTTCCGATGAGGTATATGGAGACATCGATAAGTCACAAATCAGGCGGCCTGCTCTTTATAATCAATTTGCCCTGGGCATGTCGGGGCGGGTAGAGTATGTCATGCCTTTTTTTACCGTAGGGATCGGTATGGGTACTAATTTTATCGGAAAAGGCGATCTGAGGGCTTTTTATCAAATGTTGACTTTGAAAATAGCCATGTCACGGGATACTTTTTTACATGTGGGTTATAACCTCCAGAAATTTCACGACCCCAATTTCCTGATGTTGGGAATCGGTTTCCGTTTCAACAGTAAATATGCCGCATTTTAA
- a CDS encoding RNA polymerase sigma-70 factor encodes MALNEQEILRGVNQKDLKAWETLYASYYAALCSYADGIVKDSDTAQDIVQDTLIRIWNSDRTFPDIKELTWYLYRSTYNNALFHLRTQASRQNILRKMVAEEVELPDEQFALTVREELIRQLYVYIEDLPEERKKILLMSIQGHSGNEIADLLGISINTVKTQKNRGFKYLREKLKDSVLLFLL; translated from the coding sequence ATGGCGCTAAATGAACAGGAAATATTAAGAGGGGTAAATCAAAAGGATTTAAAAGCGTGGGAAACGCTGTATGCCTCTTATTATGCAGCCCTTTGTTCATATGCCGATGGTATTGTAAAAGATTCCGATACGGCTCAGGATATCGTTCAGGATACTTTGATCAGGATCTGGAATTCCGACCGGACCTTTCCGGATATCAAAGAATTGACCTGGTATTTATATCGCTCGACCTACAACAATGCCCTGTTCCATCTTCGTACCCAGGCTTCCCGTCAGAATATTTTACGTAAGATGGTAGCGGAGGAGGTTGAATTACCCGACGAACAATTCGCTTTAACCGTACGGGAAGAATTGATCCGCCAACTCTATGTCTATATAGAAGATCTGCCCGAAGAAAGAAAAAAAATACTTTTGATGAGTATTCAGGGACATTCGGGAAATGAGATTGCCGATCTGCTCGGAATCAGTATTAATACGGTAAAAACCCAAAAGAACCGGGGATTCAAGTATTTGCGTGAAAAGTTAAAAGATTCGGTTTTGTTATTTCTGTTGTAA